The following coding sequences lie in one Arachis hypogaea cultivar Tifrunner chromosome 9, arahy.Tifrunner.gnm2.J5K5, whole genome shotgun sequence genomic window:
- the LOC140175158 gene encoding uncharacterized protein, whose translation MCGHPRFKPKAGDTVNSSRDVPYSILRYFPITPRLQRLFMSKTTAQYMKWHVDGVRHDESVITHPADADAWKQFDATHELFAQEPRNVRLGLCTDGFNPFSGSKTPYSCWPVFVTPYNLPPSMCMRREYIFLSLLIPGPKSPGKRLDVYLRPLIDELKVLWDNGVTTYDAWQKKNFNMKAALLWTISDFPAYGMLSGWSTHGRLSCPICMKNTKSFRLQHGAKPCWFDCHRQYLPAGHAFRRDRYSFKKSTVENSFPPKRMSGVDILNELDKLEEANFGANSRGKKGDFGTIHNWGKTKDNANAREDLKLICKRPNLELVFENGKQFEDSLKELDPNISEDEILIVRDKDFSRWIKNQVDTGHIRSRIIQQIAYGPSKSVTSYNGLKVNGYIFHTKDHDKNRATMNSGVCVKGNIYGENDLDYYGILEEILELSYLGDGNSVFIFGCCWFDPINGVKVDERYGLVDIKYKSRLQSNEPFVLAEQAQQVYYTKYPHSGNKSNGEWWAACKVRAKLYMNETLHDPDEEPNGQDDSNDFYQDSVSELRAQNVILEDEVISLFDANAPMEEVNVEDINCPLDTLLNDEFINDNEDFDGENSESACSEDENEDYVM comes from the exons ATGTGTGGACACCCACGATTTAAGCCAAAGGCAGGGGATACAGTTAATAGCAGTAGAGATGTGCCATACTCAATATTGAGATATTTTCCTATTACTCCAAGACTTCAACGTTTGTTTATGTCTAAAACTACTGCGCAATATATGAAGTGGCATGTGGATGGAGTACGCCACGATGAATCGGTTATCACACATCCGGCTGATGCTGATGCTTGGAAACAATTTGATGCCACCCATGAACTATTTGCCCAAGAACCTAGAAATGTTAGGCTTGGACTCTGCACTGATGGTTTTAATCCATTTTCTGGCTCGAAGACTCCATACTCATGTTGGCCTGTGTTTGTCACACCTTACAATCTTCCTCCAAGTATGTGCATGAGAAGAGAGTACATATTCCTTAGTCTTTTGATCCCTGGACCGAAGTCTCCTGGAAAAAGATTAGATGTTTATCTTAGACCGCTGATTGACGAGTTAAAGGTTTTGTGGGACAATGGTGTTACTACTTATGATGCAtggcaaaagaaaaattttaacatgAAGGCAGCATTATTGTGGACTATAAGCGATTTTCCGGCTTATGGAATGTTGTCTGGTTGGAGCACTCACGGTAGACTTTCTTGTCCGATTTGCATGAAGAACACTAAATCGTTTCGACTACAACACGGCGCTAAACCCTGCTGGTTTGATTGTCATCGACAGTACTTGCCTGCTGGTCATGCATTTCGTCGTGATCGGTACTCTTTTAAAAAGTCAACCGTGGAAAACTCTTTTCCACCGAAACGAATGAGTGGAGTTGACATCTTAAATGAGTTGGACAAACTCGAAGAAGCTAACTTTGGGGCTAATTCGAGAGGAAAAAAGGGTGACTTTGGTACCATTCATAATTGG GGCAAGACAAAAGACAACGCGAATGCAAGAGAAGATTTGAAGCTAATATGCAAGCGCCCTAACTTGGAGTTGGTATTCGAGAATGGAAA ACAATTTGAGGATTCACTGAAAGAGTTAGATCCAAATATCTCCGAGGATGAAATACTAATTGTCCGTGATAAGGACTTCAGTAGATGGATAAAGAATCAA GTAGATACAGGTCATATTAGAAGTAGAATAATTCAACAGATAGCTTATGGTCCTTCTAAATCTGTCACTTCGTACAACGGCTTAAAAGTTAATGGATATATATTTCATACTAAGGATCACGACAAAAATAGAGCTACTATGAATAGTGGGGTATGTGTTAAAGGAAATATTTATGGAGAAAATGACTTGGACTACTACGGCATTCTTGAGGAGATATTGGAACTGTCATACTTGGGTGATGGAAATTCTGTATTTATCTTTGGATGTTGCTGGTTTGACCCAATTAACGGTGTCAAAGTTGATGAGAGATATGGGTTAGTTGACATAAAGTATAAATCAAGACTACAATCAAATGAGCCGTTTGTTTTGGCTGAACAAGCACAACAGGTATATTACACAAAATACCCACATAGTGGGAATAAGTCCAACGGGGAATGGTGGGCGGCTTGTAAAGTTAGAGCCAAGCTATATATGAATGAAACTTTGCATGATCCAGATGAAGAACCCAATGGGCAAGATGACAGTAATGACTTTTATCAAGATAGTGTTTCTGAATTAAGAGCGCAAAATGTCATTTTGGAGGATGAAGTTATTTCATTGTTTGATGCAAATGCTCCAATGGAAGAGGTAAATGTAGAAGATATAAATTGTCCACTGGACACTTTGCTGAATGATGAGTTCATCAATGATAACGAAGATTTTGACGGTGAAAATAGTGAAAGTGCTTGTTCCGAAGACGAGAATGAAGACTATGTGATGTAG
- the LOC112709294 gene encoding uncharacterized protein encodes MHDRYPDILKRARDRAFKEANSTSIADIKGHGPKAMKVDVWNGLVDHWLDSKWQNKSVADQKNRAAMPTHKLHTAGSISFGEHKRRKEAKLKRRVSFLEVYDDVHKKKSGEYVSEVSKEIIDSYGEAISQKYGEDLIDQLEVDPDVWTEVAGTNKKGRVHGLGRSLDIGIHDHRDVPLPENTGVSTVKSVSQTDITEAIKEALPSAINAVLPSVVNEAIQSNLLSLLSKIPGFPQEKNH; translated from the exons ATGCATGACCGCTATCCTgatattttgaaaagagcaaGGGATAGAGCTTTTAAGGAAGCAAACTCTACTAGTATTGCTGATATTAAGGGTCATGGACCTAAAGCAATGAAAGTTGATGTTTGGAATGGCTTAGTTGATCATTGGTTAGATTCAAAGTGGCAAAACAAGTCTGTGGCCGATCAAAAAAATAGGGCTGCTATGCCTACTCATAAACTACACACTGCAGGGTCTATCAGTTTTGGCGAACACAAGAGAAGAAAG GAAGCTAAGTTGAAGCGTCGTGTATCTTTCCTTGAAGTATATGATGATGTTCATAAGAAAAAAAGTGGAGAATATGTTTCTGAAGTATCCAAGGAAATTATT GACTCATATGGAgaggcaatatcacaaaaatatggagaagatttAATAGATCAACTTGAAGTTGATCCTGATGTGTGGACAGAAGTTGCAGGAACCAACAAGAAAGGACGAGTTCATGGGTTAGGCCGCAGTCTGGATATTGGTATTCATGATCATAGAGATGTGCCATTACCTGAAAATACAGGTGTTTCTACAGTCAAGTCAGTCTCACAAACAGACATCACTGAGGCTATTAAAGAAGCATTGCCTAGTGCTATAAATGCAGTGTTGCCTAGTGTTGTAAATGAAGCTATACAGAGTAATTTACTGTCTCTCCTTTCTAAGATTCCAGGATTCCCCCAAGAGAAGAACCATTAG